One Bacillus sp. 1780r2a1 DNA segment encodes these proteins:
- the kdpC gene encoding potassium-transporting ATPase subunit KdpC, with the protein MNSKKTSWFVIIRLTVVTMILCGLIYPLTMTGLAQVIAPGKANGSLIYSEDKKIVGSSMIGQSFTEKKYFHGRISSIEYNGAGSGSLNLAPSNKELTKRVEQSISDWKRSNSVPESGIPIDLVTNSASGLDPHITPEAAYAQVERIAKETNVSKQKLTNLINENIVGGTIQPQYVNVLELNMALQDMK; encoded by the coding sequence ATGAATAGTAAAAAGACAAGCTGGTTTGTAATCATTCGTTTAACGGTCGTTACAATGATTTTATGTGGACTTATTTACCCGTTGACAATGACTGGTTTAGCACAAGTGATTGCGCCTGGAAAAGCGAATGGTAGCCTAATTTATTCGGAGGATAAAAAAATCGTAGGTTCAAGCATGATTGGTCAATCCTTTACAGAGAAGAAGTATTTTCACGGTCGTATATCGAGCATTGAATATAATGGAGCGGGATCGGGTTCTTTAAATCTTGCTCCTTCCAACAAGGAGTTAACAAAGCGCGTTGAACAATCAATCAGTGATTGGAAAAGGTCAAATAGCGTTCCAGAGAGTGGAATTCCAATCGACCTTGTGACAAACTCAGCTTCTGGATTAGATCCGCATATTACTCCGGAAGCTGCCTATGCTCAGGTAGAGCGTATTGCTAAAGAAACGAATGTTTCCAAACAGAAGTTAACGAACTTAATTAATGAGAATATAGTGGGCGGTACAATCCAACCTCAGTATGTAAATGTACTGGAGCTAAATATGGCATTACAGGACATGAAATAA
- a CDS encoding CBS domain-containing protein, translating into MNVAFFIIPKVEVVTLLETATVRQVLEKMEYHRYSCVPVINKSGQYIGTITEGDVLWGLKKLGHISVHELEHVYLEQIPRYRDYKPISINDEIEDIFGQVTEQNFIPIIDDQGVFIGIVRRREVIEYCSRLMLRAQV; encoded by the coding sequence TTGAACGTTGCATTTTTTATCATTCCAAAAGTTGAAGTAGTAACATTATTAGAAACGGCTACGGTTCGACAAGTGTTAGAAAAAATGGAGTACCATCGCTATTCATGTGTACCGGTAATTAATAAAAGCGGTCAATATATAGGTACCATTACAGAAGGAGACGTGCTTTGGGGATTAAAAAAACTAGGACATATAAGTGTTCATGAATTAGAGCATGTCTACTTGGAACAGATACCGCGTTATAGAGATTATAAGCCTATTTCTATAAACGATGAGATAGAAGATATATTTGGGCAAGTAACAGAACAGAATTTTATACCGATTATTGATGATCAAGGTGTATTTATTGGAATTGTAAGAAGGAGAGAAGTGATTGAATACTGTTCGCGACTCATGCTAAGAGCACAAGTGTAA
- the kdpDN gene encoding KdpD-like non-kinase potassium sensor (KdpDN resembles contains the N-terminal sensor region of KdpD but lacks the C-terminal histidine kinase region.), giving the protein MKDDKAHPYFRKKTPDELLKEFHYKQLGEFKLYIGAAPGVGKTYKMLQDAHDLQQEGLDVVIGYIETHGRTDTERMIGNLEIIPRQKIVYKKRTFHELDLLAIIRRKPQVVIVDELAHTNVPNMPHKKRFQDVLYLIERGISVWSAVNIQHIESLNDFVYNVTKVKVNELVPDPIIHRAKEIQLVDVTPEVLRKRLKEGKIYREAKIEQSLQNFFKLSNLHALRELCLREVAAEIDQQLLHSHEIGITGICERILVCIQYSETAEKLIRRGWRMANRLKAELLLLHVVSNEQLTEEQKKRIEDWGKFAATFQAKLIVEQANGRKPARVIVDVATKNHITQVLLGQSARTRWEEIRKGSIVTMIMRQTENIDIHIVSDGKRR; this is encoded by the coding sequence ATGAAAGATGACAAAGCTCACCCCTACTTTAGAAAGAAAACACCAGATGAACTTTTAAAGGAGTTTCATTATAAGCAGCTAGGAGAGTTTAAGCTTTATATTGGAGCAGCTCCTGGTGTAGGTAAAACGTATAAGATGCTACAGGATGCCCATGATTTACAGCAGGAAGGACTAGATGTTGTTATAGGTTACATCGAAACACATGGACGAACAGATACGGAGCGAATGATTGGAAATCTAGAAATCATTCCGAGACAAAAGATTGTATACAAAAAGAGAACATTTCATGAGCTTGATTTATTAGCCATTATTCGTCGTAAGCCTCAAGTTGTGATTGTGGATGAATTAGCTCATACAAATGTTCCGAATATGCCTCATAAAAAGCGATTTCAAGACGTTTTGTATTTAATAGAGCGTGGAATTTCTGTTTGGTCAGCTGTAAATATTCAGCATATTGAAAGCTTAAATGATTTTGTGTATAACGTTACAAAAGTCAAAGTGAATGAACTAGTTCCTGATCCCATCATTCATAGAGCAAAAGAGATTCAGCTGGTTGATGTCACACCAGAAGTTCTTCGAAAACGATTGAAAGAAGGAAAAATCTATAGAGAAGCAAAAATTGAACAAAGTTTGCAAAATTTTTTTAAACTATCTAATTTACATGCACTTCGTGAGCTATGCTTAAGGGAAGTAGCTGCTGAAATAGACCAGCAGCTGCTTCATTCTCATGAAATTGGAATAACGGGTATCTGTGAACGTATTTTAGTTTGTATTCAATATAGTGAAACAGCAGAGAAATTAATTAGGAGAGGCTGGCGGATGGCTAATCGCTTAAAGGCAGAACTGCTGTTGTTGCATGTTGTTTCAAACGAACAGTTGACGGAAGAGCAAAAAAAGCGTATCGAGGATTGGGGTAAGTTTGCAGCTACATTTCAGGCAAAACTTATTGTTGAACAAGCTAACGGAAGGAAGCCAGCTCGAGTTATTGTGGATGTGGCGACTAAAAATCATATTACACAAGTTTTATTAGGACAATCAGCGAGGACGCGTTGGGAAGAAATACGCAAAGGATCGATTGTGACAATGATTATGCGTCAAACAGAAAACATCGATATTCATATTGTATCGGATGGAAAAAGGCGATAG